The Canis lupus dingo isolate Sandy chromosome 11, ASM325472v2, whole genome shotgun sequence genome includes a region encoding these proteins:
- the LOC112659651 gene encoding nuclear envelope pore membrane protein POM 121-like translates to MGGGRKHRWTGADSECFACRGHSWVGSGNHGLHGPANQAGAGCVKGGCARRACLPRANTFDAKQGSGRPVGALPFPSCSARAPASLLLRCKDASRAAHPTVCALPGAALAANGNLSEPLTPFEGPDLAELLLMGSYLSRPRPRPPSSALLGGDRPETTASPGPGPAHPACPVPPACRVRSAAPTLEVARGLSYEDLVASPRRRRPRRRFAIIHPRQYPIQQARCLFLGAFSALPQTDHPKPVLPACTSTMFCTSVILKMASAKGKPTLRLALKQTVICMWSSLPGHLPNPCVRETLARALKENGQVRAKAEEDLTSLVEGRAGLARPEEGYPVPERQDDLRRRPEGSRSVQSAFRRLMVNGVLSSFVPTPGPLKRDFCSTSLEDSLMKKSHICFLSSCSKRNAITSSYSSTRGFLPLQRSRRGASGVPGPAPSSVQPQLPTKKASEESCHSSSSASVEPQRKIRNEKVADAPSGRKHTLKNRSLASAHSRPQKRKIPLLLSSRGNDPMILPPPPQLGYRVTAEDLDLEKKAVIQWINKVLEG, encoded by the coding sequence ATGGGGGGTGGCAGGAAGCACAGGTGGACCGGGGCTGACTCTGAATGTTTTGCTTGCCGTGGGCACTCCTGGGTGGGCTCTGGGAACCACGGTCTGCACGGTCCCGCTAACCAGGCTGGGGCTGGCTGCGTGAAGGGCGGCTGCGCCCGCAGAGCTTGTCTACCTCGTGCCAACACCTTCGATGCGAAGCAAGGGTCGGGCAGACCTGTGGGTGCGCTCCCCTTTCCCTCGTGCAGTGCTCGCGCGCCCGCTTCTTTGCTCTTACGTTGCAAGGACGCGTCACGGGCGGCGCACCCAACAGTCTGCGCTCTGCCTGGGGCCGCTTTGGCAGCCAACGGAAACCTCTCGGAGCCACTGACTCCATTTGAAGGACCCGACCTTGCAGAACTGCTCCTCATGGGCAGTTACCTGAGCCGGCCTCGCCCTCGGCCACCGTCCTCTGCTCTGCTGGGTGGGGACCGACCCGAGACAACTGCGAGCCCCGGGCCTGGGCCCGCGCACCCCGCCTGCCCTGTTCCCCCCGCTTGCCGGGTGCGCTCAGCGGCGCCGACCCTCGAAGTGGCTCGCGGGCTGTCCTATGAGGATCTTGTGGCCTCGCCGCGTCGCCGTCGGCCTCGCAGGCGGTTTGCCATAATCCACCCGCGGCAGTATCCGATCCAGCAGGCCCGGTGTTTATTTCTGGGGGCCTTTTCCGCTCTGCCCCAGACCGACCATCCGAAGCCAGTGCTGCCTGCTTGCACCTCTACGATGTTCTGCACCTCAGTGATCCTGAAGATGGCATCGGCTAAGGGCAAACCGACGCTCCGTTTGGCTCTGAAGCAGACAGTCATCTGTATGTGGTCTTCACTTCCTGGTCACCTCCCAAATCCGTGTGTAAGGGAGACCTTGGCGAGGGCCCTCAAAGAGAATGGTCAAGTGAGAGCCAAGGCGGAGGAGGACCTGACCTCCCTGgtagagggcagggcagggctggcaaGGCCAGAGGAAGGGTACCCAGTCCCCGAGAGGCAGGACGATCTGAGAAGGAGGCCTGAGGGCAGCCGAAGTGTACAGTCAGCATTTAGGCGTCTGATGGTCAATGGAGTCCTCTCTTCCTTCGTGCCTACACCTGGGCCTCTGAAGAGAGACTTCTGTTCCACCAGCTTAGAAGACAGCCTGATGAAGAAATCCCACATCTGCTTCTTGAGCTCATGCAGCAAACGCAATGCCATCACCAGTTCCTACAGCTCCACTCGAGGTTTCCTACCCTTACAGAGGAGCCGTCGAGGTGCATCTGGGGTGCCGGGGCCAGCCCCATCCTCAGTCCAGCCCCAGCTGCCGACAAAGAAAGCCAGTGAGGAAAGCTGTCATTCTAGCTCGTCGGCCTCAGTGGAACCACAAAGAAAGATCAGGAATGAAAAGGTTGCAGATGCACCTTCTGGGCGAAAGCACACTCTAAAGAATCGCTCACTGGCATCTGCCCACTCCAGGCCGCAGAAGCGCAAGATTCCACTACTGCTGTCATCGAGGGGAAATGACCCAATGATCCTGCCTCCACCGCCCCAGCTAGGTTATCGAGTCACTGCTGAAGACCTTGACCTAGAGAAGAAAGCTGTGATCCAGTGGATCAACAAGGTCTTGGAAGG